A genomic window from Mesorhizobium sp. 131-2-1 includes:
- the lptE gene encoding LPS assembly lipoprotein LptE: protein MSLPDREKTGVTRLLGRTALYGLVASLALVSACTVRPLYSNAPLTAGSTVGAAAELASISVKPVKTRYAQQVRNNLIFGFGQGSGEPATPAYVLDLGVTELVESAALVQIQTDEDEPTAGTVTLTSSYVLTDASTGAVIATGKRSVPSSFDRPRQEYASYRAQLDAENRAARELADLLRLSVAQDLIKHGKKA, encoded by the coding sequence GTCGTTGCCTGATCGGGAAAAGACTGGTGTGACGCGCTTGCTCGGCCGCACCGCGCTGTACGGCCTGGTCGCCTCGCTGGCGTTGGTGTCGGCCTGCACCGTCAGGCCGCTCTATTCGAACGCGCCGCTCACTGCCGGCTCGACTGTCGGCGCCGCCGCCGAACTGGCGTCGATCTCGGTCAAGCCGGTCAAGACCCGCTATGCCCAGCAGGTGCGCAACAATCTGATCTTCGGCTTCGGCCAGGGCTCCGGCGAGCCGGCAACGCCTGCCTACGTCCTCGATCTCGGCGTCACCGAGCTGGTCGAATCGGCGGCACTGGTGCAGATCCAGACCGACGAGGACGAGCCGACCGCGGGTACGGTGACGCTGACCTCGTCCTACGTGCTGACCGACGCAAGCACCGGCGCGGTCATCGCAACCGGCAAGCGCTCGGTGCCGTCGTCCTTCGACCGGCCGCGCCAGGAATATGCGTCCTACCGGGCGCAGCTCGATGCCGAGAACCGCGCCGCGCGCGAGCTGGCGGACCTGCTCAGGCTCTCCGTCGCGCAGGACTTGATCAAGCATGGCAAGAAGGCCTGA
- a CDS encoding AGROH133_08824 family phage infection protein has product MEFAFPWPMSQGEWLAWSSAVATLLIGLLLFLAPNLAFRILRLQARPEKAAAIAEGRGRMSGFYLGVSLCCILLAQPLLYMALGFSWLFTAFGRLLSMMSDGANTPFNWASIVVELVLAALPLAFAFGFLP; this is encoded by the coding sequence ATGGAATTTGCGTTTCCGTGGCCGATGAGCCAGGGCGAGTGGCTGGCATGGTCGAGCGCCGTCGCGACCTTGCTCATAGGCTTGCTGCTGTTCCTGGCGCCGAACCTCGCCTTCAGGATCCTCAGGCTGCAGGCAAGACCGGAAAAGGCGGCGGCGATCGCCGAGGGGCGCGGCCGCATGTCGGGCTTCTATCTCGGCGTCAGCCTGTGCTGCATCCTGCTCGCGCAGCCGCTGCTTTACATGGCGCTCGGCTTCTCCTGGCTGTTCACCGCTTTCGGCCGTTTGCTGTCGATGATGTCGGACGGCGCCAACACCCCTTTCAATTGGGCCTCCATCGTGGTTGAACTGGTGCTGGCGGCATTGCCGCTGGCCTTTGCTTTCGGCTTTTTGCCCTGA
- a CDS encoding F0F1 ATP synthase subunit gamma, with product MPSLKDLRNRIASVKATQKITKAMQMVAAAKLRRAQEAAEAARPYSERMGAVLANITQAIGGGGDAPALMTGTGRDDVHLLVVCTAERGLCGGFNSQIARLARDHIRKLLADGKQVKIICVGKKGYDILRRDYASLILERVDLREVRTLGFANADAIAKKVIHLFNDGGFDICTLFYSQFKSVISQIPTAQQIIPAGVASAAAEATIGGNAVYEYEPEPGEILSDLIPRNISVQIFRALLENAAGEMGAKMSAMDNATRNAGDMINKLSITYNRQRQAQITKELIEIISGAEAL from the coding sequence ATGCCTTCATTAAAAGACCTTCGTAACCGTATCGCCTCGGTCAAGGCGACGCAGAAGATCACCAAGGCGATGCAGATGGTCGCCGCGGCGAAGCTGCGCCGCGCGCAGGAAGCGGCGGAAGCGGCGCGTCCCTATTCCGAGCGGATGGGCGCGGTGCTGGCCAACATCACCCAGGCGATCGGCGGCGGCGGCGATGCGCCGGCGCTGATGACCGGCACCGGCAGGGACGACGTGCATCTGCTCGTCGTCTGCACGGCCGAGCGCGGCCTGTGCGGCGGCTTCAATTCGCAGATCGCCCGCCTTGCGCGTGACCACATCCGCAAGCTTCTGGCCGACGGCAAGCAGGTCAAGATCATCTGCGTCGGCAAGAAGGGCTACGACATCCTGCGCCGCGACTATGCTTCGCTGATCCTCGAGCGTGTCGACCTGCGTGAAGTGCGCACGCTTGGCTTCGCCAATGCCGATGCGATCGCGAAGAAAGTCATCCACCTCTTCAACGACGGCGGCTTCGACATCTGCACGCTGTTCTATTCGCAGTTCAAGTCGGTGATCAGCCAGATCCCGACGGCGCAGCAGATCATCCCGGCGGGCGTGGCTTCGGCAGCCGCCGAGGCGACCATTGGCGGCAACGCCGTCTACGAATACGAGCCGGAGCCGGGCGAGATCCTCTCCGACCTCATCCCGCGCAACATCTCGGTCCAGATCTTCCGCGCGCTGCTCGAAAACGCAGCCGGCGAAATGGGCGCCAAGATGAGCGCCATGGACAATGCGACGCGCAACGCCGGCGACATGATCAACAAGCTGTCGATCACCTACAACCGCCAGCGGCAGGCGCAGATCACCAAGGAATTGATCGAAATCATTTCGGGCGCCGAGGCGCTCTAG
- a CDS encoding F0F1 ATP synthase subunit epsilon, which translates to MAEAFKFELVSPERLLVSEQVESVVIPGAEGEMTVMALHAPVMTTIKPGVVTVKTAGGKEERYVVFGGFADIVPSGCTLLAESAVAVGDIDRADVARRIQEAKEDVADAKDDQARSKAEQFLSQLTTLEGAILPA; encoded by the coding sequence ATGGCTGAAGCTTTCAAGTTCGAACTGGTCTCGCCGGAGCGCCTGCTGGTTTCCGAGCAGGTCGAGTCCGTCGTCATTCCGGGCGCCGAAGGCGAGATGACCGTGATGGCGCTGCACGCGCCGGTCATGACCACGATCAAGCCTGGGGTCGTCACGGTGAAGACCGCAGGCGGCAAGGAAGAGCGCTACGTGGTGTTCGGCGGCTTCGCCGACATCGTGCCTTCCGGCTGCACGCTGCTTGCCGAATCGGCGGTCGCCGTCGGCGACATTGATCGCGCCGATGTGGCACGCCGCATCCAGGAAGCGAAGGAAGACGTCGCCGACGCCAAGGACGACCAGGCGCGCAGCAAGGCGGAGCAGTTCCTTAGCCAGCTCACCACGCTGGAAGGCGCCATCCTGCCGGCCTGA
- the atpA gene encoding F0F1 ATP synthase subunit alpha, whose product MDIRAAEISAILKDQIKNFGKEAEVSEVGQVLSVGDGIARVYGLDNVQAGEMVEFPGGIRGMALNLEADNVGVVIFGNDRDIKEGDTVKRTGAIVDVPVGPGLLGRVVDALGNPIDGKGPIKAVERKRVDVKAPGIIPRKSVHEPMSTGLKAIDALIPVGRGQRELVIGDRQTGKTAIILDTMLNQKSVHDNGPEKEKLYCVYVAVGQKRSTVAQFVKVLEERGALDYSIIIAATASDPAPMQFLAPFAGCTMGEYFRDNGMHALISYDDLSKQAVAYRQMSLLLRRPPGREAYPGDVFYLHSRLLERAAKLNDDNGNGSLTALPIIETQANDVSAYIPTNVISITDGQIFLETNLFFQGIRPAVNVGLSVSRVGSSAQIKAMKQVAGSIKGELAQYREMAAFAQFGSDLDAATQRLLNRGSRLTELLKQPQFSPLKVEEQVAVIFAGVNGYLDKLALNQVGKFEHGLLSHMRTAGKDVLDGIRKEKALSDDLRAKLKAEIDAFAKTFA is encoded by the coding sequence ATGGACATCCGCGCCGCGGAAATTTCCGCAATTCTGAAAGACCAGATCAAGAATTTCGGCAAGGAGGCCGAGGTCTCCGAAGTCGGCCAGGTGCTGTCCGTCGGTGACGGCATCGCCCGCGTCTACGGCCTCGACAATGTCCAGGCCGGCGAGATGGTCGAGTTCCCCGGCGGCATCCGCGGCATGGCGCTCAACCTCGAAGCCGACAATGTCGGCGTCGTCATCTTCGGTAACGACCGCGACATCAAGGAAGGCGACACCGTCAAGCGGACTGGCGCCATCGTCGACGTCCCGGTCGGCCCCGGCCTGCTCGGCCGCGTCGTCGACGCGCTCGGCAATCCGATCGACGGCAAGGGCCCGATCAAGGCAGTCGAGCGCAAGCGCGTCGACGTCAAGGCGCCCGGCATCATCCCGCGCAAGTCGGTGCATGAGCCGATGTCGACGGGCCTCAAGGCCATCGACGCGCTGATCCCGGTCGGCCGCGGCCAGCGCGAGCTGGTCATCGGCGACCGCCAGACCGGCAAGACCGCCATCATCCTCGACACGATGCTGAACCAGAAGTCGGTGCACGACAACGGCCCGGAAAAGGAGAAGCTCTACTGCGTCTACGTCGCCGTCGGCCAGAAGCGCTCGACCGTCGCGCAGTTCGTCAAGGTGCTGGAAGAGCGCGGCGCGCTCGATTATTCGATTATCATCGCCGCCACCGCGTCCGACCCGGCGCCGATGCAGTTCTTGGCGCCGTTCGCCGGCTGCACCATGGGTGAATATTTCCGCGACAACGGCATGCATGCGCTGATCAGCTACGACGATCTGTCGAAGCAGGCCGTCGCCTATCGCCAGATGTCGCTCTTGCTGCGCCGCCCGCCGGGCCGTGAAGCCTATCCGGGCGACGTCTTCTACCTGCACTCGCGTCTGCTCGAGCGCGCCGCCAAGCTCAATGACGACAATGGCAACGGTTCGCTGACCGCGCTGCCGATCATCGAGACGCAGGCCAACGACGTGTCGGCCTACATCCCGACCAACGTGATCTCGATCACCGACGGCCAGATCTTCCTGGAAACCAACCTGTTCTTCCAGGGCATCCGTCCGGCGGTCAACGTCGGCCTGTCGGTGTCGCGCGTCGGCTCCTCGGCGCAGATCAAGGCGATGAAGCAGGTCGCCGGCTCGATCAAGGGCGAGCTCGCGCAGTATCGCGAAATGGCGGCCTTCGCGCAGTTCGGCTCCGACCTCGACGCCGCCACGCAGCGTCTGCTCAATCGCGGTTCGCGCCTGACCGAGCTCCTCAAGCAGCCGCAGTTCTCGCCGCTCAAGGTCGAAGAGCAGGTTGCGGTGATCTTCGCCGGCGTCAACGGCTACCTCGACAAGCTGGCGCTCAACCAGGTCGGCAAGTTCGAGCACGGTCTGCTCAGCCATATGCGCACGGCCGGCAAGGACGTGCTCGACGGCATCCGCAAGGAGAAGGCGCTGTCGGACGACCTGCGCGCCAAGCTAAAGGCGGAAATCGACGCCTTCGCCAAGACCTTCGCTTGA
- a CDS encoding aspartate/glutamate racemase family protein produces the protein MKTLGLLGGMSWESTAIYYRLLNEIVRERLGGLHSAKLLLWSFDFAEIAERQHAGDWQGAGVLLVDAARKLEAGGAEGLVVCTNTMHRLADEVQAAVSIPLIHIADATAVAVKGAGVRRPALLATRFTMEQDFYKGRLAQKYGLQPVVPDQAGRDMVHRVIYDELCQGIVKADSHAAYVEEVGRLRRDENIDGVIMGCTEITMLIGQADFDIPVFDTTRLHAEAAVTFALS, from the coding sequence ATGAAAACCCTTGGCCTGCTCGGCGGCATGAGCTGGGAATCGACCGCCATCTACTATCGCCTGCTGAACGAGATCGTGCGGGAGCGGCTCGGCGGGCTGCATTCGGCCAAACTGCTTTTGTGGTCGTTCGACTTTGCCGAGATCGCCGAGCGCCAGCATGCCGGCGACTGGCAGGGCGCGGGCGTGCTTCTCGTCGATGCCGCGCGCAAGCTGGAGGCCGGCGGTGCCGAGGGCCTGGTGGTCTGCACCAACACCATGCACAGACTGGCGGATGAGGTGCAGGCGGCGGTGTCAATCCCGCTGATCCACATCGCCGACGCCACCGCGGTCGCGGTCAAGGGTGCCGGCGTCAGGCGCCCGGCGCTGCTCGCTACCCGCTTCACCATGGAGCAGGATTTCTACAAGGGCCGGCTGGCGCAGAAATACGGCCTGCAGCCGGTGGTGCCCGACCAGGCCGGGCGCGACATGGTGCACCGCGTGATCTATGACGAGCTCTGCCAGGGCATCGTCAAAGCCGATTCGCATGCGGCCTATGTCGAAGAAGTCGGCCGCCTGCGGCGCGATGAAAATATCGACGGCGTCATCATGGGCTGCACCGAGATTACCATGCTGATCGGCCAGGCGGACTTTGACATCCCGGTGTTCGACACGACGCGCCTGCATGCCGAGGCGGCGGTCACCTTCGCGCTCTCTTGA
- a CDS encoding primosomal protein N', translating into MIEDSPFVAAAPVLVPMPAERPYTYAVPAGMRVVPGSIVRVPLGPRQVAGIVWDGAVETVDAKKLRPIEQVFDCPPIDRAMRRFVDWIAQYTLSAPGMVARMLLRAPEAFDPEPWIEGLQRTLAKPDRMTEARARVLETAEGGLAWTRSGLAHAAGVSSTVIDGLRAQGVFETVMIPPRPVVAAPDPAYAQPTLMPDQEDAAALLRAGVAAKAFGVTLLDGVTGSGKTEVYFEAVAAALDQGKQVLILLPEIALTHAFLERFQDRFGAKPAEWHSDLPPRMREKVWRQVAEGGVRVVAGARSALFLPFPELGLIIVDEEHDPAYKQEDRVFYNARDMAVVRGHIGGFPIVLASATPSVESRVNASQGRYHRAVLSSRFAEAALPDLKSIDMRRAPPARGGFLSPLLLDQMRRTLEKQEQSLLFLNRRGYAPLTLCRVCGHRFGCPVCSAWLVEHRFRGQLVCHHCGHNEKRPEACPECGTLDHLVACGPGVERIAEEVVTHFPDARTIVLSSDLMGGVRRLRFELEAIANGEADIVIGTQLVAKGHNFPNMTLVGVVDADLGLANGDPRAAERTFQLLSQVTGRAGRTGKKSLGLLQTYQPDHPVMRAIVSGDAEAFYEREIAERERAALPPFGRLAGVIVSAATRAEAEAHARGLRRAAPQASDLFVLGPAEAPLSLLGGRHRFRLLIQGERRADMQGFIRAMLAEGPKLRGSVRVQVDIDPQSFL; encoded by the coding sequence ATGATCGAAGATTCGCCCTTTGTCGCGGCCGCGCCCGTGCTGGTGCCGATGCCGGCCGAGCGGCCCTACACCTATGCGGTGCCCGCCGGCATGCGCGTGGTGCCGGGCTCGATCGTGCGCGTGCCGCTCGGACCCCGCCAGGTCGCCGGCATTGTCTGGGACGGGGCCGTCGAGACGGTCGATGCGAAGAAATTGCGGCCGATCGAGCAGGTGTTCGATTGCCCGCCGATCGACCGCGCGATGCGCCGCTTCGTCGACTGGATCGCGCAATACACGCTGTCGGCGCCGGGCATGGTGGCGCGCATGCTGCTGCGGGCGCCGGAAGCCTTCGACCCGGAGCCGTGGATCGAAGGGCTGCAGCGCACTCTGGCAAAACCCGACCGGATGACGGAGGCGAGGGCGCGCGTGCTGGAGACGGCCGAGGGCGGGCTCGCCTGGACGCGCTCGGGGCTGGCGCATGCGGCGGGAGTGTCGTCGACCGTGATCGACGGCTTGCGGGCGCAAGGTGTGTTCGAGACGGTAATGATCCCGCCGCGGCCGGTGGTGGCGGCGCCCGACCCGGCGTATGCGCAGCCGACGCTGATGCCCGACCAGGAGGATGCGGCGGCGCTGCTGCGCGCCGGTGTCGCGGCGAAGGCCTTCGGCGTCACCTTGCTCGATGGCGTCACCGGATCCGGCAAGACGGAAGTCTATTTTGAGGCGGTGGCGGCGGCGCTCGACCAGGGCAAGCAGGTGCTGATCCTGCTGCCGGAAATCGCGCTGACTCACGCCTTCCTCGAACGCTTCCAGGACCGTTTCGGCGCCAAGCCGGCGGAATGGCATTCGGACCTGCCGCCGAGGATGCGAGAAAAGGTCTGGCGGCAAGTGGCGGAAGGCGGCGTGCGCGTCGTCGCCGGCGCGCGCTCGGCCCTGTTTCTGCCATTCCCGGAGCTCGGGCTGATCATCGTCGATGAGGAGCACGACCCCGCCTACAAGCAGGAGGACCGCGTCTTCTACAATGCGCGCGACATGGCGGTGGTGCGCGGCCACATAGGCGGCTTCCCGATCGTGCTCGCCTCGGCGACGCCGTCGGTCGAAAGCCGGGTCAATGCCAGCCAGGGCCGCTATCATCGGGCGGTGCTTTCGTCGCGCTTTGCCGAGGCAGCGCTCCCCGACCTGAAGTCGATCGACATGCGTCGGGCGCCGCCGGCGCGCGGCGGCTTCCTGTCGCCGCTGCTGCTCGACCAGATGCGGCGCACGCTGGAAAAGCAGGAACAGTCGCTGCTGTTTCTCAACCGGCGCGGCTATGCGCCGCTGACGCTCTGCCGTGTCTGCGGCCACCGATTCGGCTGCCCGGTCTGCTCGGCCTGGCTGGTCGAGCATCGCTTTCGCGGCCAGCTCGTCTGCCATCACTGCGGCCACAACGAGAAACGCCCGGAAGCCTGCCCGGAATGCGGCACGCTCGACCATCTGGTGGCTTGCGGGCCGGGCGTCGAACGCATCGCCGAGGAGGTGGTGACGCATTTTCCCGACGCCCGCACCATCGTGCTGTCGTCCGACCTGATGGGCGGCGTGCGGCGGCTCAGGTTCGAGCTGGAAGCCATCGCCAATGGCGAGGCCGACATCGTCATCGGCACGCAACTCGTCGCCAAGGGCCACAACTTCCCAAACATGACGCTGGTCGGCGTGGTCGACGCCGATCTCGGCCTGGCCAATGGCGATCCGCGCGCCGCCGAGCGCACCTTCCAGTTGCTCAGCCAGGTGACGGGCCGCGCCGGCCGCACCGGCAAGAAGAGCCTCGGTCTGCTGCAGACCTACCAGCCGGACCATCCGGTGATGCGGGCGATCGTCTCCGGCGACGCCGAGGCCTTTTACGAGCGCGAGATCGCCGAACGCGAGCGGGCGGCGCTGCCGCCCTTCGGCCGCCTGGCCGGCGTCATCGTCAGCGCCGCGACGCGCGCCGAAGCCGAGGCGCATGCGCGAGGGCTGCGCCGCGCCGCGCCGCAAGCTTCCGACCTGTTCGTGCTCGGCCCGGCCGAGGCGCCGTTGTCATTGCTCGGCGGCCGTCACCGCTTCCGCCTGCTGATCCAGGGCGAGCGGCGCGCCGACATGCAGGGCTTCATCCGCGCCATGCTGGCGGAGGGGCCGAAATTGCGCGGCTCGGTCAGGGTGCAGGTCGACATCGATCCGCAGAGCTTCTTGTGA
- the fsa gene encoding fructose-6-phosphate aldolase, producing MKFFVDTADIKEIRELNDLGLLDGVTTNPSLILKSGGKIAEVTKQICDIVEGPVSAEVVATEYKQMMAEAEVLAKIAPNVCIKVPLTLDGLKACKTIRTEMKRMVNVTLCFSANQALLAAKAGASFISPFVGRIDDTGSDGMELIQEIRQIYDNYDFQTEILTASVRTVNHVKQAALIGADVITAPPATLKALVSHPLTDKGLAAFLADWAKTGQKIG from the coding sequence ATGAAATTTTTTGTCGACACCGCCGATATCAAGGAAATCCGCGAGCTGAACGACCTGGGGCTGCTCGACGGCGTCACCACCAATCCCTCGCTGATCCTGAAGTCGGGCGGCAAGATCGCCGAAGTGACCAAGCAGATTTGCGACATCGTCGAGGGCCCGGTTTCGGCCGAGGTCGTGGCGACCGAGTACAAGCAGATGATGGCCGAGGCCGAGGTGCTGGCCAAGATCGCCCCGAATGTCTGCATCAAGGTGCCGCTGACGCTGGACGGGCTGAAGGCCTGCAAGACCATCCGCACCGAGATGAAGCGCATGGTCAACGTCACGCTCTGCTTCTCGGCCAACCAGGCGCTGCTCGCCGCCAAGGCCGGCGCCTCCTTCATCTCGCCCTTCGTCGGCCGCATCGACGACACCGGCTCGGACGGCATGGAGCTGATCCAGGAGATCCGGCAGATCTACGACAATTACGATTTCCAGACCGAGATCCTGACCGCCTCGGTGCGCACCGTGAACCACGTCAAGCAGGCGGCGCTGATCGGCGCCGACGTGATCACCGCGCCGCCGGCGACGCTGAAGGCGCTGGTCAGCCATCCGCTGACCGACAAGGGCCTCGCCGCCTTCCTCGCCGACTGGGCCAAGACCGGGCAGAAGATCGGCTGA
- a CDS encoding F0F1 ATP synthase subunit delta, whose product MAQSSSPISAVAERYAGSLFELALQANSVAKVEADLTSFEALLAGSADLSRLINSPVFSSEDQAKAIAAIADKAQITGLTGNFLRVVAKNRRLFAVPGMIKAFRRIAAEHRGEASAEVTSAHALTAEQQTELKAALKGVAGKDVAITVTVDPSLLGGLVVKMGSRQIDTSLKTKLNSLKLALKEVG is encoded by the coding sequence GTGGCTCAATCGTCATCGCCAATCTCAGCTGTCGCAGAACGCTATGCGGGTTCGCTGTTCGAACTCGCGCTGCAGGCAAATTCGGTCGCCAAGGTCGAGGCCGACCTCACCAGCTTCGAGGCGCTGCTTGCAGGCAGTGCTGATCTTTCCCGCCTGATCAACAGCCCGGTGTTCTCCAGCGAGGACCAGGCCAAGGCGATCGCCGCGATCGCCGACAAGGCACAGATCACCGGCCTGACCGGCAATTTCCTGCGCGTCGTCGCCAAGAACCGCCGCCTGTTCGCAGTGCCCGGCATGATCAAGGCGTTCCGCCGCATCGCCGCCGAGCATCGTGGCGAGGCTTCGGCCGAGGTCACCTCGGCGCATGCGCTGACGGCGGAGCAGCAGACCGAACTCAAGGCGGCGCTGAAGGGCGTTGCCGGCAAGGACGTGGCCATCACGGTCACCGTCGATCCGTCGCTGCTCGGCGGGCTGGTGGTCAAGATGGGCTCGCGCCAGATCGATACGTCGCTCAAAACCAAACTCAATTCGCTCAAGCTTGCACTGAAAGAGGTCGGCTGA
- the atpD gene encoding F0F1 ATP synthase subunit beta, with protein sequence MAKAATPKTAAKAAPAKAPAAAAKAAPAKKAAAPAKAAPAKAASVAVKKTGAVGKVRQVIGAVVDVQFGDHLPAILNALETVNVGNRLVLEVAQHLGENTVRCIAMDSTEGLVRGQEVYDTGAPISVPVGPGLLGRIINVIGEPVDEEGPVDGIEQRAIHQPAPAYVDQSTEAQILVTGIKVLDLLAPYARGGKIGLFGGAGVGKTVLIQELINNVAKAHGGFSVFAGVGERTREGNDLYHEFIESGVNKKGGGAGSKAALVYGQMNEPPGARARVGLTGLTVAEYFRDQGQDVLFFVDNIFRFTQAGSEVSALLGRIPSAVGYQPTLATDMGALQERITTTTKGSITSVQAIYVPADDLTDPAPATSFAHLDATTVLNRAISEKGIYPAVDPLDSTSRMLDPMVVGEEHYQVARQVQSILQRYKSLQDIIAILGMDELSEEDKQTVARARKIERFLSQPFFVAEVFTGSPGKLVDLADTIKGFKGLCAGDYDHLPEAAFYMVGGIEEAVEKAQRLAAEAA encoded by the coding sequence ATGGCGAAAGCAGCGACTCCGAAGACCGCCGCCAAGGCGGCACCGGCCAAGGCTCCGGCAGCAGCCGCGAAGGCCGCTCCGGCCAAGAAGGCGGCGGCACCGGCCAAGGCAGCACCGGCCAAGGCGGCGAGCGTCGCCGTCAAGAAGACCGGCGCCGTGGGCAAGGTCCGCCAGGTCATCGGCGCCGTCGTCGACGTGCAGTTCGGCGACCATCTGCCGGCGATCCTGAACGCGCTGGAAACGGTCAATGTCGGCAACCGCCTCGTGCTCGAAGTGGCCCAGCATCTCGGCGAGAACACCGTGCGCTGCATCGCCATGGACTCGACCGAAGGTCTGGTCCGCGGCCAGGAAGTCTATGACACCGGCGCGCCGATCTCGGTGCCGGTCGGCCCCGGCCTGCTCGGCCGCATCATCAACGTCATCGGCGAGCCGGTCGACGAGGAAGGCCCGGTCGATGGTATCGAGCAGCGCGCCATCCACCAGCCGGCTCCGGCCTATGTCGACCAGTCGACGGAAGCGCAGATCCTGGTCACCGGCATCAAGGTCCTCGACCTGCTGGCACCTTATGCCCGCGGCGGCAAGATCGGCCTGTTCGGCGGCGCCGGCGTCGGCAAGACCGTGCTGATCCAGGAGCTGATCAACAACGTCGCCAAGGCGCACGGTGGCTTCTCGGTGTTCGCCGGCGTCGGCGAGCGCACCCGCGAAGGCAACGACCTCTATCACGAGTTCATCGAATCGGGCGTCAACAAGAAGGGCGGCGGCGCCGGCTCCAAGGCCGCGCTCGTCTACGGCCAGATGAACGAGCCGCCGGGCGCCCGCGCCCGCGTCGGCCTGACCGGCCTGACGGTCGCCGAGTATTTCCGCGACCAGGGCCAGGACGTGCTGTTCTTCGTCGACAACATCTTCCGCTTCACGCAGGCGGGCTCGGAAGTGTCGGCTCTGCTCGGCCGTATTCCTTCGGCCGTGGGCTATCAGCCGACCTTGGCCACCGACATGGGCGCGCTGCAGGAACGCATCACGACGACGACCAAGGGTTCGATCACCTCGGTGCAGGCGATCTACGTGCCGGCCGACGACTTGACCGACCCGGCGCCGGCGACCTCGTTCGCCCACCTCGACGCCACGACCGTGCTCAATCGCGCGATCTCGGAAAAGGGCATCTACCCGGCCGTCGATCCGCTCGACTCCACCTCGCGCATGCTCGACCCGATGGTCGTCGGCGAGGAGCACTACCAGGTCGCGCGCCAGGTGCAGTCGATCCTGCAGCGCTACAAGTCGCTGCAGGACATCATCGCCATCCTGGGCATGGACGAGCTGTCGGAAGAGGACAAGCAGACCGTTGCCCGCGCCCGCAAGATCGAGCGCTTCCTATCGCAGCCGTTCTTCGTCGCCGAAGTGTTCACGGGCTCGCCGGGCAAGCTGGTCGACCTCGCCGACACCATCAAGGGCTTCAAGGGCCTTTGCGCCGGCGACTACGACCACCTGCCGGAAGCCGCCTTCTACATGGTCGGCGGCATCGAGGAAGCGGTCGAGAAGGCGCAGCGCCTGGCGGCTGAAGCGGCATAA